The following nucleotide sequence is from Mytilus galloprovincialis chromosome 12, xbMytGall1.hap1.1, whole genome shotgun sequence.
TTGATATTttgctttatttcaaatatttgacatatgttttgatttcaaatatttattttgggAGCATTATATATCCATCATGACTGTGACTGaatgatctatataaaaaaataggatgctaaattattttttttttctttaatttttccatattttacctGGAGCCAATTCCTAAAGTGCTCAatacaaaatgttaaataaaataggTAAGATCAGGTGATAGCACAatcattatattatttattttggtctaaatATAAGAGTTCATGCATTTCAGGTGTCAAAATCCATcaacagtgatattgtttgcttttttcaaaactacctctacccttttttattgggaaaatatgcttcatttttatcaaattgggaaatttataataaactatgaatttgactggaacttcaatttgcagacccctTTCAAGAGGTTAACCCttatttgaaataagaccccttattgtcagtgatgatacataaatactATAGACCCtaaaatctgcacatatagtcattttaggtaTGAAAAATGTTTCAATGggtgtttttcagtttgaattcaaggacaattactactgagactgcactgtttgggaaaaaagttccCTTTTTGAGAATATTtaaagccattttttttcaaattgggaggCTTCTCCAGGGGGAAAAGCATTTATTCTCCAGTAATTttaggcaaacaatatcactgatctAGCTGTAGTGTACACGTATATTAGTCTTAACTTTTCAAATACAGATTATTGCATCTTTATTAATCTACATTTAAGGTACTCATTGGTGTGCAAATATAGAAATTCAGGTTGGAAGATCAGACTGGCCACAGGGTGAAGACTATGAAACATTGGCCCCTACCTGTATAATGATGACACCCATTGATTGTAATCTAGCAAGGAACTGTACCAGCACTAGAATGTTCTCATCAAGTAAGATTTCAACTGTTCCCTTGTATTTGGAATTTAAACTTAAAACTGAGCTAATTTTGGGTATACAGTCCATATCATTGATCAGCCCTCAATTTAGCCTTCTGAAATGGTTGCCAGGGCGACTGTTAAAGCGGATTGGcgacaaaacattcaaaactgGTTGCCATTTGGGCAATTAGAAAATTGAAGACCTGGCGACAGTAAATTTGCAGAAATTTTGCCCTGATCCGAGTCAGGTTTTAAAAAATCGTCTGAGCACTTGACAGTAACAcaaatttatattgtttttcgAGTGCCTTTTAGATTTAAGCTTGATCTTGTAAGAGCTTAATTACATCAGGTAATTGTAGGTCACTTGTAAGAAAATGGCCCAGATCTATCTGTCTTCCCTATATTTTGACATTCGGTCACAACTGCCGTTAGAAAGAAAACCATTGTCATTTATAGCTTGTGTTTATTGAAAGCACATGGTCGAGTCTGATTCTCGATTTCGTCAATAAGTAGATGAAACAAGGTCGGCGACAATTTTGTAACTTGTTCTCATCGATTCAATAAAATACCAGCTACAATTTCGTAAACGATTTCAGATGTTCATGTTGACTGATGGGGCAATCACCTGTGCTTTTGCACAAGTCTGTTGCAAATTTTACAAGACTGGGGCTTCGGACTACCGCTAAAGGTCACAGATTGTCTTAAAACATGTTcaatgtaataaaattaaataaatcatgtGGTTATGTTACAGTTAATTTATACAAACTATTTTTTACCCTCTACAGCATAAAAACACAGAACAAAAACTTACTACTTTTATTTTACAAGGGTTTTTTAGCTAGACAAAAAATGTAGGCAACCTGAAATTATTTCCTGGCAACTGAAATTTCAAGTTGGCcaataaattttcatgtctggTGGCCAATTGGCAACTTCATTTCAGAAGCTACTTTGAGGGCCTGTTAATGGTTACTTTTCACAGTGAACATGGTGAATATTGATGATTCTGACATTCTGAAATATCCCTGTACTTTCCTTTAATAATATATGATAGGTCCTGCTGCAACACCTTGAGAGTTGTAAGATTTGTCTTGAGTAAACCATACTACTAAAACTTAGCGATAACATAGAATATCGTGCAATCGCTCAACTTCTAAATGTTTATTAGAAATGTTTACTTACTCTCTAACTCTTAAAGAATTACAAAACACATGAACGACAAGGTAATTGATTATGTACACCTTTGTTTTATTAATCGTAGTAAATGCTGGAGATAATTTACTGAAGTTCAGAGTACATTGTATGAGATAATTTACTGAAGTTCAGAGTACATTGTATGAGATAATTTACTGAAGTTCAGAGTACATTGTAAGTTCAGAGTATATTGTATGAGATAATTTACTGAAGTTCAGAGTACATTGTATGCGATAATTTACTGAAGTTCAGAGTACATTGTATGAGATAATTTACTGAAGTTCAGAGTACATTGTATGAGATAATTTACTGAAGTTCAGAGTACATTGTATGCGATAATTTACTGAAGTTCAGAGTACATTGTATGAGATAATTTACTGAAGTTCAGAGTACATTGTATGAGATAATTTACTGAAGTTCAGAGTACATTGTATGAGATAATTTACTttagtggatttttttttcacacagaAATAAGACCATGAGAGAAATGGGCTTGAATATTAGaattattttgaaaagaaaatctttttgtttatttagttAATTAGATTGTACTAAATACAGATCTGGCATTGCCTTTTTTATCTCAATAATTGTCATATATTTCTGTCGTCTGCAGAGGATTTTAAAGACCATGTTACATCAAAGACTTGGGACAGAATAAGAATCATTTGTCGACAACCATTGAAGAAGGATGTACAATTTGGGTTGTCTTTCCTTCGTATTAAAACAATGGACACTATCACCCCCAGTAAAGATCTGTCTTCAGTTTCCACAAACCAACAAAAGACAATACGATCCATTCAGAAACATTTCTTTGGGAAGACAAAATCAAGGTAAGCTAGTAAAAAAtctctttaattgacaaattattttactcTATCGATAACATGTTTGAATTATCtcataaaatgtcattaaaatggatgcaaataaaaaataaaaaagggaatTCAATTCATTTGTAATGATGTTTTTCTAAATGAAGATTATAGGACCATATGGTTTATCTCAATTTTGAAACAGTttttacaaatatgaaacaaatatcttTTGTTCAATTCAACATTTTTCCACTAAGATGTATAAAGGGAGACAACTCAGAAATTTTATACTTGAATGTACAGACAACTTaagcttttaaatttaaatgttttgtagcaaggaaactttttctaaaagtacAATACATGAGATATCCTCTCTTATTTTATTAAAGTACTATTGGTTAgttttctttgtaaaatatattttttttttgaatgtactgaaaatttacttttataaatttatgtgtTTTGTAGCAAGAAAAACTTTTCTGAAAGTACAGTATATGAGATATCCTGTTTCATTTTATTAAAGGACTattgtttagttttgtttgtatCCCTATCCCCTCAAAAAATCAGTTTCTCATGATCATTTCTTAGTACGTTTGTATAATATACATGACACTTTACAATTATGCCCCACTTGAAGCTTGAAGCTCCATAACCAATATTTtttgatgatattaatttatgaaaaaagcaTGATCTAGACTAATTTTCACCactaacaaatttttttttcattttagatgcACACGCCcatgtatgttttataaaaaataaaaatttgaaatggatATTATTAGCCTTAGTTTTAAGAACATTGGTTGAtcaatttgcaataaaaaaaagaaggatAAATACAACAGCGAGCTATACAAAGACCGTgtaaaaatgttttgttaaaaatgttttaaatgtttgaaaagcACAAGATTAAGCAGTATATAGGAATTTCTGGCAAAGcctatttatttttcttccaccggtttttatgtttattttttgtgtgcAGTTCAAGCAGCCCATTAGTATTTTGTAATAGTCAATGTTGTTTTTTAGTGAGACTTCTACAAATGAGGTGAAAACAAAATTACTAAAAATGGCTGGCTCTTCTGAAAATGGTACAGAGATGGAAGGTGCCATGTCACGTACAGCCAAACTAGTGTTAGCAGCTTCAGCAGGAAGTAAACtaagggaagtaactccaaaTAAGACACCTTTCTACTCTGATACATTAGCACATAAATATGGACCAGAGGTAACTGTTCTTTTCTTTTCAATTGACTAtagtaaaaattatatttaaaatgtggtatgattgcaaatggaACAACTATCCATTAAGATGTGTCACTACTTTAGCAAGTTTGCCATAATGTTCCTTTCAAAGTAAATTGGCAGCTTGCATATATTGTACGGTACctcgaatgaccgaataacactgttatccgaataacacttgtaatgaccaAATAACACTTGAAGTTTTCATATTCGcacaaataaacttttaaactttgattattaaattaaattaaatatcgatgtattttataacttaaaaatgatttacaaaaagcagataagttcataaaaaacttttaaaatttagtgtgcACATCGAAAATGGGATTGAATGGACCTGATACCGGAAATCACAATGGCCGCCATGTTCGATGTACacactaaaaaataaatttaaaatgatcttTATGAAATTATCTGTGATCTGTAAATCATTTTTTAGTAATAAAATACATagattatatattattatttaataatcaatgttttaaAGTCACAAACATgtgctaatattaaaatttcaagagttattcggtcattaccagtgttattcggataataacagtgttattcggtcattcgtgtTACCCTATATTGTATTAGATAAAGTTTGACACAGACATTGATTCACATCTTACCATATACCATAGACATAAAAACAGGATTATTTACCAGGGAAAATTTTCAAGTTAAAAGATATTCTTATGAAATTCTTCTTTTCTTTCATAACATGTTTTGTGCAATAAAGATTATATTATCAtaacttgaaacattttttttttaaagtttggatgTAGATGGTACTTTCTGAAATTTTGAGATTAAGTTTATCATGCATTTTTTATCATACAATCAGACACAtttacacatttgttttatattttcagttcaGTGAGGAAGTGGACAACTTTTTAAATGGTTTGCAAATAAAAGAAGAAGAACTTGACAAAGTTACAATTGCTGGTATGTATAAAATAACTATCCCTCCTTTCTTAAGAAGAGAATTTagtgagatatatatatatatatatatatatataatatatacatatatgataaaattgagaatgaaaatgggcatacctgtcaactgacccggattctgcgggtgtgacccaagattttcacaattctgagggatcacccggatcacctgccgggtcattgaaataacccggaatttctgaaaatgacccgatttcacccgtatttcttagccttgagattgattttcagaagtaatattcctttgaaataccggcaaattcgtaattcttccataaacatgcagttcatctagctatgtaaactgtcaaattaagtgacccattaagtgcatggcttcacttgacagctttggtgtcaaacacactgttgattaacatcaattaccttagctttagatcgtaaataaattgccctgttgttttacaaagacatttcaactaagagttacttccccttatttgtcaccattcaaaattattccttatatttacgttttatgggtgaaaaagattaaatcataataatataaaattcaaatacatattgaaaaataacttttcattatttttatacctttatacaatttttaaaacaaagtttacttcctttaactgtattactatatttaatcatagtctaatttcctagTCTTTTGAGAGATGAATGTTCATACATGTAATATCTCTACATGGTATGTTTAAAGGCTAGTAGtctcattttaaaattacatttgaaaaataaattttagatgatgacaaaaagtaaaggacataagactgtgatacacaagttaataaaaatctttaaaagtgtaatgaaataataataaataagatttaaaatgacttaaccaagtgaacatgcattgatgttttggtatctttgatatacattataagaaaatgtaccataaatactgaaattcagctcgaaaaagtttgtacgcgttatgacctgagatttgattcttcaatgcaggtcatgacctgcattttcatcgtcacaggttgacaggtatgaaatggggaatatgataaagagacaacaacccaaccatagagcagacaacagctgaaggccaccaatgtgtcttccaATACAGCCAGAAAATCCTGCAATTGGAgtagtccttcagctggccaaacttcgaattatacacaaaaaactaaaattaaaaatcatacaagatacAGTCTGGGGCATTACttgaacaaataatttaaaaattacctatacatgtagctatataaaataagtaatgttgaaaacaagGCTATTTTAAACATTACTGATATAATTAACTTTtctaaataatttgttgatagcCATCAGTTTATACAGATTGTACAAGCTTTAACAAATTTGTATGACAGTGAGTACTAGTATAAATATACTTCTTAAAATTTGTTTGCCTTTAACTAATTTTACACAGAGAAATAAATGTTatactattgatatttttttcagatttaagaCATAAATTGGAAAGGAAGAAAAAGAGAAAACTTGACAAAGATGAAAGAAAAACTTTTGCTGAAATGGCCCGAAATTATATCTGTAAACTATTTGGTGAAAGTGATGATGAGAAAAAAGAGAATTCTGGGAAATCAAGGGAGGgaattgaaaatatcaaaaaagataacattgaaaataactCTTCACAAAAGAAAATTGTGAATTCTAAAAAAGTGAAATGTGGAAAAACTGAGAAAATTTGTTATGGCAAAGAATCAAAATCAGGGATAGAGGACAGGCTTAACTCCCCTGACAGACTTATCTCCCCTGTCAGACTAAATACTAGTGTAGATGGGGAAGAAAAATATGGAAACTTTCATCTTAAAAATGACTTTGCATCTCCTAAATCAACACCAGCAGATGAACAGAAGAAGTCTGATATTGCAAATCAACTGAAACAAATAAGACAAAATGCTCATAAAAATTATACAGCAAATGTAGATAAAATACAATCACCTGAAAATTCTACCTCCACAGGAACTAACTATTCTAGTCATGACGAATGTTTGTCAGAATCAGGTTCAAACAACAAGTATGAGAATTTTGCTAAAAAAATGGCGTTAGACaatgaaatgtataaaaatatgtcATATCTTGAAAGAAAAGCATTTGCATTTACAAATCCTTACAAGGCAAATAAAAACAGCAACAGCATGAGTTTTGGACCTAGTAAATCTGACAGTGGCTACGATGATGAGTCGCCAGTGAAGAATTCCGTCTCATCGCCTAGTACTAATGATCAGTGGTTATCCAAAGTTAATCCTTCTAGAACCGATGTGATGATTTCACCTCCTACAAGAGGTAAAAGGAAGAGAGGTCCAAATGCAGCTATTGGAGGGAGGGCCTCCAAAGTTTCAAAGAACTCTGATGGGGAGATTGAATATCTATCAAAATCTGGGACGCCTAAAAGAGGGTAATTAAAAGatactgtgaattcagaaattactgcaatgtttttatttttgcgaaaaatgtgacatagtttaaactcacattttgaaatttgttatatgaaataaaacaggatttttctcaatatcacaacACATAAAATTGCAtattagtctaaaatgacaaaatcacaataataaatgcacacaataatttcttaattgacaATAGTTGATATTACTAAACTAAAATTCATGTCAAACTGGTTGAAAGAGATTATTCCTCAATTTAGATAGAATTTGGTTCTGTGGTGaaaatatttgtaatgaaaattGGTATATGGTTTAATTACTAGAAAAGATGTATAGGTTACATTTATGGGATATTTGTAGGTAATCCTTCATAATAATGACTTTCGATACTAACCCCATCTTGATAAGTAAAGCAGGCAtacttttattgtaaaaaaagaaTACATATATACAGTACTAAAAGTAAAAAGATTATACATATACAGTGTATCTATTCATTGTAGACGAGGCAGAGGACGTGGGAATGCAATGGCTGGAAAGGAAACTAGACCAACATCATTTGAACGATGTGAAAATTGTCAAGGTTTGTTGAAAATCTAATAAaatcacaattttgtcatgaatccatctgtgtcctttgtttaataagcacatagaccaagatgagcTACACAGGCTTTTTAGTGCCTCTACTTTTATAATACACTGCAGATGGACAGCAATACTATTTATAGGTCTTCCCTCAGGACTTTATCATGTACATCATGACTTTGTGACATCCTGCCTGCCTCAATACAATCACAAGACCCTCCCCTCTCCCATGTTGTCCACCCTTTTATTTCAAGAACATGTTTTATAGACCAGCttctataaaaggccctgatatgaaaaatatgatagtATTCAATTAAggaaactaatggcctaatttaaaACGTTTCCTTTCATGCAATGGaaatatatgtaatatttatGAGCCATTGTTTGGAATTAGAATAAGATGTTAATTTGAAGAAAGGAAACAATTCAGGATTATTAAATCAGCCAAGTTCAGACTGCTGATGAAATTTTCCTGTGTGATTTTATGGGACACTAGAAGtgtctttatttaaataacaaacatGCAAGCACTTTTTGGAATATGTAAGAAATTTA
It contains:
- the LOC143054231 gene encoding uncharacterized protein LOC143054231, coding for MPQVKSKFIVSFTSQDEHYKAANLITSDGFKKWLSHPKERSGEISVTLQLERECSISYIDIGTHWCANIEIQVGRSDWPQGEDYETLAPTCIMMTPIDCNLARNCTSTRMFSSKDFKDHVTSKTWDRIRIICRQPLKKDVQFGLSFLRIKTMDTITPSKDLSSVSTNQQKTIRSIQKHFFGKTKSSETSTNEVKTKLLKMAGSSENGTEMEGAMSRTAKLVLAASAGSKLREVTPNKTPFYSDTLAHKYGPEFSEEVDNFLNGLQIKEEELDKVTIADLRHKLERKKKRKLDKDERKTFAEMARNYICKLFGESDDEKKENSGKSREGIENIKKDNIENNSSQKKIVNSKKVKCGKTEKICYGKESKSGIEDRLNSPDRLISPVRLNTSVDGEEKYGNFHLKNDFASPKSTPADEQKKSDIANQLKQIRQNAHKNYTANVDKIQSPENSTSTGTNYSSHDECLSESGSNNKYENFAKKMALDNEMYKNMSYLERKAFAFTNPYKANKNSNSMSFGPSKSDSGYDDESPVKNSVSSPSTNDQWLSKVNPSRTDVMISPPTRGKRKRGPNAAIGGRASKVSKNSDGEIEYLSKSGTPKRGRGRGRGNAMAGKETRPTSFERCENCQETFPPGQMKNHIMTCTNGRSVSPDVIEVGVSGPAAVDSLRSPEYVECPICSQFYSSDVVQFHASICGDIGY